The window attttaattaCCTTTTCAACCCAACTTCCTCTCTTCCATCCCCTTCTGGAAGCCCTCCCCTTGTCTAGAAGTTcagtatttttataaaaacgtgTAATAACAACAAACATTCACATTTATGATAACGACTTTTCTATGTTTGTATGCGAACTTCAGATCACCACTGTTTCATCTGATAATAAGCTCTTTAAAAAATACGATACTTGAGCGAAGTTTTCTATAAAGCTTTGGGTTAGGCGTGTTAAACTCGAGCGAAGTTTCTGTAAAGCTTGCAGTTAAGGCGTTCTATTGTAATTATATGATATAATATCTCAACTTGAACTTGTGTAAGTTAGCTTGATatgtgaaaataaaaactattaTTCAATTGTacttttactgtttttaacataCCATTTTGTTTAACGAAACAAAAAGTAACCATGATAACGTATTAACGTATTGTTGAACTTGGTTGTGTAATTGATACTGCAAATCATACATTGcaacttattttaaaaacgcCATTTCCCTTTGAAGTTAATTACTTTCGTAAACAACCAACCCACTTTTTTGGTTCATCAGAGATTTTTTGAAAGTAACAGAACGTTGCTATAGTTTCAATCTAAATATAGATATTTGCATTGTAACTATCAGGACAAACGGATAGCAAAGAAGTTTCTCCTTCTTCGTTGTGCTGTAATAGCCAAAATATATATTAACgattataaaatataagaacattTTAACCCAAGCTTAACGCAAAGTTGTTGtcgttaaaaaacatttttttaagtatttactTATTCAAATTCATCACCGAgtcaaaaaaaaagaacttattgaatgtttgaagatttattatatgttttatGAAACCTAACCAATCTGTTAAAATCAGCAATTTGAAATAATAGCTATAAATCAAGAAGAGTGACGTGAAATCAAATTGTTGCTAATTAACGAAATCTGTTTAGCGCACACTAAAAACGTGATTTTTTTGGCATTGTTAGTTTTGTCACCAACGCGGACGATCGATTAATTGGTTATTATCTTAGCTACCATtggttttaaattttgtgagtaataAAAACTAGTCTACTACACAAATAGTTTGTCGATTCGCCACATTTTTGTAGTATATGAATCAATAAACTTTTCTTAAATCTGAAAATGTCACAACGGTAAAGGTACCATCTCCTTTCAACATATTCTTGATACTACTATACTGCCAAAAGAAAAACACCAGTACTCAATGTGACACTGCAAAAATTTCACAATCACTTGACAGTCATTACACCTTTTGCATGACTTAAGAGACAATTTTTTATTGCTTCCTCTTTCATCCTGGAATTACTCTTTTATGTCACATTATTATAGTtagaaaataaaacttgaaTACTAGAGCTGTAAACCCGACAAAACAGAAACATTAATTCAATCATAATGTTAAAAACGGAGAAAACCGTAGTGAATTGATTTTTTGTTCCAATCGAGAATAGAAGCACAAACAAAAGATAGATTGGTCAACGATAAACCAAATAAGTTGAAATGAAAACTCTCTTTGAAATTTTGAGTTTGGAAATATCAATTCAGCTATATAGACGTATCAGAATTCTATCTAATTAATTTTGTTCGCAATCTGCTTCCTGTGTGTTTTAGAATCCACCTTCTAGTACAACAATGAATTTGGGCAAaactttgcaaaataaaaaatatcgtgCATCCGCAACTGTTCAGGGTTTTATTATAGCACAAAATTTGCTTTTCACGCTTGACGTAGCTGCAACCCTGGAAATATATAGTAAAAAGGGGCGAATTTCTAAGATCGTAAGCACATGCAATTAAAAAGGTCATTTCTATTGCTTTGATTGTTAACATGGTAAATAGATCCCAATTCTTTGTACGCtccatttttcaatattttttcttctattttaggCTGTGGCGCGGATTTCTATGTAATGCAGATATGGTTAAAAGTGCATCCCGCACATTTCAACGTTGTTCACTTGGTCCACATATCCACCAAAGTAAAACTCTCGCAATCAACTGAAACAGTACTGTGAACAGTACTATGCATTGCTGTTTATAGTCACTttaaaaaatagctaaaaaacGGTCATTGTCACAAATACTATGTCCAGGCTCGAAGGCCTATAATAAATATTGTTGACTGTCCAGTCTATGAATTTACCAGAAAAAGTATGTAAAACTAGTAATTCCCAACCCTCTCCCTCGTGTTTATCTGCATACGCCTTCTAGACAGTCAGAAATATTTTGCGTCTTTGTTCTTGTTCCGTGTACTaactatttcttaaaaattttatttctattaCCAGTGGCGTATACTGGTCTCAACCAGTTCATTTTGTacgaattttaaacaaaaacgtCCAGAAAACCTTCGGTATCGAAGAGAAACGAAGCTGAAACAAATATGCTTGCTTTTAAGGTGAGTATTTGCTTCATCTTTACAACCTTACTGGTATTAGAATTGGCGCAGTCCCTGGGTGCGCAAGAATTAGCTGAGCAAATAAATAATACGCGCGATttgaaaaattagatttttaaattaactatTCAATCTTTTTGTACTATATTCTAGAGATAAAGTTCAAACATAAAATAGTGTTATGCTCTTATAATGTTATTTTCTTGTAAAAGGCTAAAGTTACAAGCGTACCGCCACATCAAGCTCACCGTTGTACTCtaagaaatattttcaaatttgggATATTTTTCACGCAAGATATCCGACAAGAggaagaattttaattttctccTTGATTCTACAATACACTTCTGCAGCATACAGATCAAATAAACTTATATTGCCACGTTTCATGTTCAGTTTTCGATATTCGTAAAATCCTCTTAAATCGCAGTAAATTACGGGCTCAATATTATTTGATATTTCtgccacttgtttttttttctcttgaatattgttgttgttaatctAAAGCGTTTTCCTTGCCAATCCGTTATCGTGTATATAATACTACACCCGATTTTCCGTTGTAGTTGTGAGTAGCAACAGATGAATTTCCAGATGGGTGAATATCTGTGTTTCCAGATGGGTGAATATCTGTGGATTTTACGATTATATATTACCAAATAATGATAACAAAATTACCAAAATAGATGCCACTACACTAAGCCCCATTTGAACACGATGTTGTAGacattgtagaaaaattatGTTTCATTGACAAGAAATGAGAAAATAATAtagtttatttaaaacattacGGCATTTTTGCCACAAATTCACTTCAGCATCGTGTACCGCCCGCTTTAGGTATTTTTTCGAAAGATAATTGTATCGTCACAACAGATTGTTTCTAAAACACGAACTAAAACCTGCCGCTACACTGCCGTACCTAAAAATAGTCatccagttttttttatttcacagaaTGAACTCATAGAAACCTCAATATGAAAGTTTATCTTGATCATTGAAGTAATTGGAGTATGTTGTACGGCTTTCACTGACTTtatgttttaaataagaaagcgtgaaatcaaaataaaactgCAAAATCTCTTCTGCCATACTAAAGCGTAAATATCACGTTTTATTATGCTGCCATTAACATATTTATGTATCAAATTGTACTATATGATTATTGTGTCTGTTATTGTCATACTAATGACAATTTTGATTGTCATATTTTGACAAGTTTGATTATTTGAAGTTTTAATTTCTATAATAGTTATAACGGAAAAAATAAGTACTTTCTAAACCCTAGTTTGTAATATTTAATGTTAGAGCAGTTGTGTTTTCTAAAGATCAGTAACCGTTTTATCCTGATTTGTTATCATTttaattacaattttttataagagCTATGAAATTTGACTTCAGCTtcaagtgatttttttctttcacattATCAGACTGAAATTGTTGCCTTTCTCAGTACATTACAAATCAATTAATCGAAGTGcaagcttttttaaaatcacaacaATTGATTCTGGGAAAACTTCTGCTTTAAAAGATGTATTTTCTCGTGTTATGTCACGTTAGGAACACAAAATTTCAGTTACGCCATTGGTTCTTATTTTAGTGATCCCCAGCCTCACTttacttataaaattgttctaatGATTCCATTTAATTCCGGAGATGTAGCtattgtaaaatatgcatgtatCAGGTTGCGCCAAAAAAATCCAGGGGTATTTGAAGTCTAGTTGCCTTCTTGATCTCTTCCTGAGGGCTTGCTGGTTTCTCCGAGTCACAATGCTGAACAGCTTCTTGCTTCTAATATTTGTCATATCAAAAGTTTGAGCAAGTAATGAACAAAGACACTTCTTCTACCTCCTTCTCCGAAAGTATCATCAATGATTGTTTTTGCACAAAAATTTGtgagcaaataaaaacaatatttttgtagAAACAGGATGCACTGTACGAACACAAATGCGTGTAGTTGAAGGTCTGTTTTTTTAGCTTTACGGAAAACAACTACACGGAAAAAATGTCGAAATCAATACACTCCTCTGCCATGGGTggaaaaaatgataataagAAAAATTCCTTACTCATGACGGTGATTAATTGCATAAAAACATAGTATACTTTTCTACACTGATTAAAAAGGTAGTGTCAGTAAATGGGCGTGTGGGTGAATATTGCTTAATGTCTCAAATAGGGCGTTGGAGGTTGTTAAATTGACTTGCATTCTTTAATAATTAAAATCTCGTGCTAATGTTTCTTTTACATCTTTTATACCGGCAATTGTAATTATATTGTACGTCAACATAGACAATGTGAAACCTTAATAACATCACGCcaagttttactttttaaaccTGACCAGGAAttaaattcatatttttttaatactatttaaaaatcaaaaatgtttaagtttCCACAGACGTCAATCAGCGTTACTTTCACTTTACCAGTCGTACATGACTTATAGCTATGTTAGTTAAATAAATGGGGGGTGGTAGAGTGGGATGCGCGGTAATTGTTAGAATCGAGGATATAGTACAGTTTTCCTATAATTACAAATCAGGGCTGCTCTTATTAATTACCCaatgagaaataaaaaaaaaatctctgaACAAAAGTAGTAATGTTTTGGTTAAGAAAATCAAATACAGGATTTTATCATGAACAATTTTCTTACctaatactgtttttttcttaataatgtAAACTTTAAACTACCCAAAGAAAGTTTCGAGAATTCACAATATTCTTACTCTCGAAAACCAAATATATTAATATAATCAGGAGAACATGAAGTTAAAACATCACAGATTATTTTTTTCGTCTACATTCATACCTGgacaagttaaaaaataataaagcacaCTATTTTAATTTGGTACTTCAGATTTCAGGCAGGTTTTCTTTTAATAGAGTTCATTTGGACCATGTAGGTCGGGTTGCAAATGCACGTTCGAATCTAGTGTGGGTAGGATCGATGGTCAAGTCGTTCACATAGATGACGAGGCACTGCTCATTCATTTGGTAcaagagaaaaaataaaactgcatCATCAttcagaaaaacaattttaaatcgATTATCCATATCACTTTTTACAATCACGCTTATGCCGAGTTTTCTTAAATTTAGTTTGCCATAACTACAGCATATGTTGTTTTgtgttgaaaaagttttaaaaacagagTAGCCATTACAAACAGTATGTGACAAATCACATCGTGTAAACGATCTCTATCACAATTGACAAACATCTACCAAGATGAATCTAATTGGCTACTTTAGCATCAAAGAGTTTACAGAAAAGGACAGTTTAAAATTTCAGCCAAATTCGTGAATGTTGCTTGGCTCGAGAATGATCCTGTTACGATCTATGCGGAATATTTTGTTCGTCACAgtttatgttttaatttatttattttctttgttaacTTTTATAAAGGATTGTTAATCAATAAAAGCTTAATTTTGTGGAATGGATCGCTTATGTTGTGGCAAACAACTTTCAAAATAAAGAGTACACGTTCTACCTATGACGGAAATAGTGACGATGAGGTCAGCAATTTATCTTAGCATGCGTTTTTCCCGTCCTTAGGACGGTGCATTTAATTGTGGTTGATTTTCTTAACGACTCTGAAAATACAGTTGAAGTAGTTATTAACAAACACCCCACGCGATGGAGTGCTGTAATTAATTGGGAACTATCTATAACAATATCTTATTGCACAAAGCTTACCCTAAAGCTTTTAGAGGAAAATTTAATTAGCGGACAAATTTGTACCAAATTCCAAGGAAAAAGTCCTTTTAATCTCTTCCTAATTCGCAGACGGTAAAGCAAAAGGGACCAAAATTTTTTTCCTCGTCCTTATTCGAACCCAAACTCAGACTTTTAGGACTTACTatctaaaaactgaattttattttcaaaatttttcccaaatcttaaaaataaagccaatcttcttgttaaaaaaaagagattggaaaaactttttgttttgtgtGAGGTCCCATATACATGTGTTTTATCAGTTATAAGGAATTTACGCAAACCTTAACTGCCATCAGTTTAAAAATTTCTGAGGGCAGCAGTTAAAGACACGTTGCATCACGGCACGTTTATTTGTCACCCGTTTTTATCGTGACCCTCAATCCTAACGTTTAAAGAACATTAACATTGTTATAAGAATGTTTTATAAATGTTTAATCCTAATCCGTTTCAACGTCAACATAGACACGGTATATTGATAACGTTTTAAAAACGTTGGCTGGAGAAACACGTTACATTAATAACATTCTATAAACACTGGATTTATATTCGTTTAAGAGATGTTAAAGTAATGTATTTCCCACCGTTAGAAAGAGTTACTTTTCTGGTTCCAATCGATGCAAATCGATGCTCCAAAAAATTGCTCATCGTGACAGCTTTTCTGCATTATGTGCATCAAGTCATGCCTTACAAGCAAAAGAATTCTAAGGGAAATGTGTCATCCGTTATTTTAAGCTTGATAATCTCACGTCATCCCCTGTAAACACAGACTCATTGCACAGTGATGCAAATAATAGATAAGAAGGCTAAAATaattattatcatcatcattattattACAGTTTGAAACTTATATTTAGTGTTGGCATAAGCAAAATATGTACCAGTGATATTGGACCCTCTATGTGTTAGTACTTTTATGCAGATGCTAAGAAAAGATTGAGAAATGTAGCGAAAATAACTCTTTTGGCGTTTTTTGATTAAAACACccattacaatttttttcatccACATATGCGCCACGCTTTACTAATTGCCACCATTACCGTTGACATAAAAAAACAGTAGCAGTTAATATCAGACATATGCACATTTCCTTTCTCGAGGAGACGGCTCATTACAACTAAATACGGAAAAGCAAGTAATATCATCTTCGAAACATACCAAAAGAGACTTTACTGTTATCACCTATTAAAATAAAACCTCTGCATTTTAACCACAAGAACTCTATAGCAACAATTCATCAGATTGTATCATACGGAACtataaattacacaatgtgcgtttattaaaaaaacaaactacaTGCCAACGCATAGAATTTGCAATGTCGCACCATCTATAAAAGCAGCCAACTAAGGAAAATTCATCATTCACAAAAAATATCGGAGCATATAACCTACactgaaaaagaaattttcgcAAGATTTACCATGTTGTCAAAAAGAGTTTTACAAAGTAAATCTTCACCAAACCTTCTCCATTCTGCTTGGTACAGACAGCATTCGAATCCATATGATGCTCAAAACAATCCAACTGGTATTATAAATTTAGGAACAGCTGAAAACAGGTTATTGCACGATATTATGCAGGAGAAACTCAAagatatcaaaattgaaaatatatctGAGGAGTACACACACTATTGCAAACTTTCTGGAACTGATCAATTTCGTGAGAAGTTAAAAACTTtcttaacaaaaaatttaaagccaTCTGAGAAACTTCAGAGAGAAGATATATATGTGATGAATGGCTGTGGAACAGTCATTGAAGCTCTTGGATATTCACTCTGTGATGAAGGTGACGGTGTACTTATTCCTGCTCCATACTACTGTGGATTTAAAAGTGATTTGGAGCAAAGAATTGGCGTTAAAACATATCCTGTGCATTTAGAAAGTAAATCTCTTCATCAGGTGAAACCGTTTCAGTTAACAACTCAACTCCTCGAAGAAGCATTTATCAAATTTGAAGAAGAAGGAATTCACATCAAAGCACTTCTTCTATCTAATCCAAACAATCCACTTGGAATCATATACACTGAAGAAGAACTTGAATCGTATATCACCTTTTGCAGTCagtataacattcatcttatcTGTGATGAAATATACATGATGTCTGTTTACGATGAAAACGTTGATTTCAAAAGCGTTCTTTCTCTGAAAAGTTACCTAAAACACAGTGATAAGATTCATGTTGTATGGGGCTTCAGCAAAGATTTCGGATTGTCTGGATTTCGATGTGGCGTTGCGATAACAAAAAATGTGGATTTGCAATCGGCTTTAACATCTGTTGGTTACTACACTAGTGTGCCAACTGCAACACAATACATTCTGGAAGAACTGATCACAGACGAAATATGGTTAAATAAACtgaaatcaatcaatcattctcGACTAAGAAAGTCTCGCGATCTTGTCACTCAGCATTTACAGAAATTGGCTATTCCATACATATACCCGACAAGTGGCTTATTTCTTTGGATGAACCTATCCAATTATCTCTTGAGCGACGACAAACAAGCAGAAATAGATATGTTTAATAAGTTAATGAACCACGGATTGTACTTAGTACCAGGATTTGCATTTGAATGTATCGAACACGGTTGGTTTCGAATCATATTTGCCCATGATCTTGACATTTTAAACATTGCATTTAATCGTCTTGGTGACGTTGTTAATATGTTTGGACCAAGTCGCTACATCAAAACTGGAAGCAAACGTCGTCTATACGACAATATTTAGAAAAGTTAAGGATAACAAACaacagttttaatatttaataaagaTAATGtaattatattaaattattgtttaGTTGTAAATAGTTATTTCTATCATAAATTTTACCACTTTATATCATGATTATTTCTCACAATTTGCTTCATTTTGTTTCTTACTGCATGGAGTTTGTGAAAAGTCACACTAAAGTTATTTTTAGTGCTTGCTGCGAACAGGGTTATGGGGCTTCGTAATGAAACAATGGGTGAATCGTTATTTCGTTGAGATcgcgaaataaaataaatactttgCTAGCTGGGAGTAAGTTTTTCTTGTCGTATTCCCTTGTCATTCTATGAGACAGTTAGCTTATAAACGAATATAAAAAGGCCAATTAAATTAAGGTTGTTTTGTCTGTTAAGTCAATTTTATATAAAGAGTTATTTCCTTTAAACATCGAGCTCATCAAACGTAATTTTTCCATTAGAAGATATGAAAATATGCGGAACCATAGGAATTTTTTTATTCGATATAAATCTTTATTAGATTTCACCATACTACGCGCATCTCATAATTGAATATTTAGTCAGCAAATTTATGTAATACCGAATGTAAGGTAAAATAATAACACGCCATTTCTCTATGTACAACTACTTGTACATAGAGACTGATGATGTAAATAGtttttacgaaaagcttcgctCATATTTTAATCTTTGAATTTTTTACCGTCTATGCTTGGTATTTTACGAATGTAAGTGTTTGTTTCAACATAGCACGCAACGCTTGAAACAAGACGAAGGGATCCACACTCAAAAAATATCGGAATAGTTCTAACACgttttttttgatgttttccTCCAGCATTCAATTTGTCTTTTGTGTCCTTTGTGTAAACAAATGTTGACATGTGGTGATCTGGAAGTAAAAAGCCTCCTACTGCGTATGGGCAGACGGGAACGAGATTCCGCTCAAGTATGATGCGTTTTGCTCAATCGTTTGTATCATCATTTCTGTTGAAAAATAAACGTTTGTCCCTCATTTGACGTAAGAAATTCACATATAGCACTATTTATTACTCATTTACGTTTAAAGGGAGTAGGCTATCCCACGTGATTTTTAATTGAAGATGCGCGTTATTTGTGGGTTTGTTTTACAAATCGACCTACActttttttccatttctttCCGTAATTgcaattttaaatcttttgtt is drawn from Hydractinia symbiolongicarpus strain clone_291-10 chromosome 8, HSymV2.1, whole genome shotgun sequence and contains these coding sequences:
- the LOC130655117 gene encoding probable inactive 1-aminocyclopropane-1-carboxylate synthase-like protein 2, whose protein sequence is MLSKRVLQSKSSPNLLHSAWYRQHSNPYDAQNNPTGIINLGTAENRLLHDIMQEKLKDIKIENISEEYTHYCKLSGTDQFREKLKTFLTKNLKPSEKLQREDIYVMNGCGTVIEALGYSLCDEGDGVLIPAPYYCGFKSDLEQRIGVKTYPVHLESKSLHQVKPFQLTTQLLEEAFIKFEEEGIHIKALLLSNPNNPLGIIYTEEELESYITFCSQYNIHLICDEIYMMSVYDENVDFKSVLSLKSYLKHSDKIHVVWGFSKDFGLSGFRCGVAITKNVDLQSALTSVGYYTSVPTATQYILEELITDEIWLNKLKSINHSRLRKSRDLVTQHLQKLAIPYIYPTSGLFLWMNLSNYLLSDDKQAEIDMFNKLMNHGLYLVPGFAFECIEHGWFRIIFAHDLDILNIAFNRLGDVVNMFGPSRYIKTGSKRRLYDNI